The Callospermophilus lateralis isolate mCalLat2 chromosome 18, mCalLat2.hap1, whole genome shotgun sequence nucleotide sequence GAAAGGGCTTCAGCCCAAAACAGGAGTCAAAGTGCCAATTTTATAAACAGACTCTCAAACTTGACTACTTCAATGGCGAGGCAGACAGTCACTCTTCCCAGAACTCTTGGGACTGAACCACCTTCCAGTTTGACAACTGGAGGATGGAAGCTCAAGACTGAAGGAGCAAGAGGGCCAGGTGTGCATCCAAGACCTGGGCTTAACTCACCCGCCGGTCACGGCCCAGGGAGGCTGGAGGGGAGAAAGCAGGTGCCCTGCTCTTCAAACACCAAGCCTGAAGGTTAGCTGACCATCCAGAAGAGCAAGCAGGGAGTGGGGAGAAAGGCTGGACATGAATGAGCGAAACAGTAACCTGCCCATGCATAAAAGGTAATGAACATTCTAGAATTTTCCCAAGCCACTTACCAACCCTCCTCCCTCTGAGGGTGAGTGAAAGAGGAGGTGAAAAGCTGGCCTAGTAGAGAAAAAGGCAGAGAGACACACCTCCCTCCCCCAATTCCTCCCAAGACCTAAGATCTCATATCATTTACCTCCGAGAGCCAGACCTTTAGAAACTGGGTCCCTCAAAGAGCCAAGTCTTGTTTCACTCAATGACAAGAGAAAGCTTTGCTTCTAACTTGGAACTTCTTCCTTGGTCTTCTTTCACCTCCATGGGCATGGGTGGTCTCCCTTCAAAGCTTTCTGGAATCTGTGGGTAAAGTATAAGAGCTCAAGAGAAGAAGCAGGGAGAAGCACCGGAGGACACTGCCACCTCCCAGGCCCTTCTGAGTCATCAAACACTCCATCCCCCAATCAGGTCTCCAGAAAGCTCATCCTTAAATCCATGTACCCACCAACAGTACAATCCCCAACCTGAATTCCTGTGGAGAGAGATGGGTTATGTGCAGTGGTTCAGTGACCACAGAGCCACTCATCCATGACATGTGGGTGGGTGGGTTTGCTGGGGGGGGTGCAATCGAAGCTCCTAGGAGGGAGCCTGGGCTCTCACCCTCTAAAACCTCACCCGGGGGTCATCCACCTCCTCCACTGCACTGGGATCCTGGGTCACCTGCCTGGCTACCACCCCTGTAGgcccctctgcccctcctcccacTTCATCCAAATCACATGCTGTCATCCTCACCATTGGAGGCCCGAGGGGAACCTCCTGGCTTGGCCTTCAGACCCCTGGATGTTGAGGCTTGTGACCTGGAGTGCTGAAGGCCTCTAGGACCCTTCTGGGCTGACACATCCCTTCTCAAGCCAGAGGCCTTCTTTGCAATCATGGGCTTCTTCTTTGCCTCTTCGGAATCAACCAGGACGTAGGAGACTGGGCCCAAGCtcaccttcttcttcttcctcatgGGGGCAGGGCTCTTTCCCGAGGCCCAGCCCATGGCCTTCTTCTTTGGGGGCCTTTGCTGACCACCATCTTGAGCTAACTGAGCGGTGCTTGCAGGGCTCTCCACTTCCCTAGAGGCCTCCTGAGGCGGATCCCTGGGCACCTTCCAGGCACTTTTTGCCAAAGGCTTCTTCAGAGCTGATTCCTCCTGCTTCACACATGGTTTTTTGTTGCTCTTGATAGACTCGGAGATCTCCATGCTTTCACCATCCCCGGCATTGCGATTCTCCAAGTAGGCGGAGCTACTGGGACGGTTGCCTTTGGGCTTTTTCCAGGGCACTGGTTCCtgcttgagattttttttctgcttctttcTCCTGGAGCGAGCCTTAGCTCCAGCCCTGCGAACTAGAGGTTTGGGAGGGTCACCCTGGTTTTCCATGGCATTCCAGTGACGGGGGTTCTCCATCTTCAAGGTGGAACCCAGTTCTGCAGCCAGCCCCGGCTCCTTCTTGACCTTCTTCCCTGCTGCGGATACCCAGGCTGCTGCCTCCTCTGCCTCCGCGGCCTCCTGAGCCCTAGCTTCCTCGCGACTGCGGATCTCCGCATCCATGTAAAAGATGACTTGCACCACAGCCCCCAGGAGCACCCCCAAAGTCTCTGCCCAGTTCTCCGAAGGCTGGTTCTGGGACGGCGAGGGGTGGTTAAGCTGCAGCAAGCGGACCACATCCTCCCACGTGCGCCCCTCGGCATCCAGGAATTCATTCAGGTTTTTCAAAAACTCGGCGTCCTGGGTGGGGTCCCTACAGGCCACTCTCCAGGCACCTCCTCTTCCTGGGAACTCCCGCGGTATGGCGCTCAGATTCACACCCTCGCTAACCTCGATAAGGGCAGCCTTCACGTTCTCCTCTCTCAAGAAAATCTTGTTAAGCACGCGGTAGGAGCCCAGGGGCGAGAGGACCCCATTCAAGGTCTCCTCGATTTCTGCCTGGCCACAGTCCTCTGGGATGCCCGTGACCAACAGGGACCTGTGGATGTCCACTTCCATCCCGCGACACCAATCCTCCAGAAGGTTCATTGCCATAGCCTCCGACATCTGGTCGCTCTAACCCCACGCAAAGGGCCTACTAAGTGGATGTGAGCTGCAGGGGTCCCCAGATAGGAATCCTGCAAGGTCACAAGAGGGTGAGGTCAGATTCCCTGGAAGCTAGCCCGGCTCCCGGATCTCAGCGGCCCACTGCGGCTGGCCCGCAGGCGGCCTCGCGCTTTCCCAGACCCTCCTCCCCAGCCGGGGCCCGAGTGCTCACACGAATCCCGGGATCTGGCGCAACGGTCCTCGGGGCTGGCGCTCGGCCAGCGGCAGGGATGGACCGGGCAGCCCCGCCTCCGACGGTCCAGCCAGGCCAAGGAGAGGCCCCGGGGTGCAGCCACTCCTCAGGAGCCGGCTCCGGCCGCCCTGGCGCTGCGGCTGGAGCCAGACAGGGCAGGAAGCCGCAGTCCGCCCCCGCTCCGGCGCGCCGAGTCACGCGAAGCGGGGCCCGATCAGCAGCAACTGCGCCGACCGAGCCTGGCGTCGCAGCGCGCGCCTGCGCACTTGCTCCCGCACCGCGGCGCCGGGTCTCGGCCCCCGCAGCTCCGGCGGTCTCCATGGCAACCGGAGGCTGGTTGCTAAGAGGCGGCGTGGCCTGCGGCGGGCTCTGCAGTAGGGTCTAGCGAGCTGATGCAAAAACTGCGACAGTTCAGGGGTGCACCCCGCGAGGGGTCTAGAGAGCCCCCCATCGCCCCTGCAGACCCGCTCTTTCCACCCTTGACTGCCTGGTGTGGGTCTCGAGATGGGGTGGGGGCGCTGACGTCCATGGCTGTGCACAAAACAACTCTCACCCTCTGCCCTCCTGGGAGACACCAGAAATCAGAGagcaaaaggaaagagaagctttGATGTCTTCTGCCCCCGCCTCTAGTTCCGCTCATAATAGCCACAGCTCCGTTTGGAGCAGCATTCTCTCCCTACAGTTCCTGGGTTCTGGAACCTTCCAGAAATTTCTAGAAATCTCTCCCTCCCTTTTAGGCAACTCCTTTAGGCCTGAGATGAGTGCATCACCTGACCTTGTTGATTCTTCAACTTGCTGCCTTAACACCTTTGTTtatagtgagaaactgatgtgactccatttttaaaaataaataacagcagcttctacctcaaggcctgtcctaaggaagggggcatgacccttgtccttgaaaaaaacccacagagcactcctaagcacatacccaccctgctgagatgtttgtctgtaaataacaggagaggtctgtggggccaggtgtccctgactcagttgacTCAGttcggctaggtgaggacccatagcaacccccctagcaacctccaatcagcatgaggcAGGGAAAATACTTGGGATGCCAGgtgaccccccagtagtttatggtggttgataacatgttgggaaaccatgtagtttagcacgtacacCTCTTGTGGCCTAAACCagtcagttcaaacgaatccccctttGTATTAACCAAGCACTCCTactcaacttgtatctgccattgaatgtgctaatcaatgttaagagttgtttgattttcccacggtatggaatgatttgctgtgtgatgttgtgacgcatagagtatcccccaaaaaactataaattctcactgaacaaaggaccaggactcactccctggaaCCGCTGTGTCAGGAACAGTTGTGAGTCCaagctcgagcttgcaataaagactcttgtgtgattgcatcagattcggctccAGAATCcgatggaggtctattggggtcccaggaACCTGGCATTACAATAGTTGATCAAGTGCTCCTCAGTGGCTCAGTGTTGAGCTGCCTTCTGTTTCCTGCCAGGACATCCTAGCAATGCTGTTTCCTAGCAGTTTCATCTCAGAGAAGTGATTTGCGTTCTCCAAGTGCCTTCCGTTTCTCCAGGAAACTTTTCGCATCTGAAGTTTTGAAGATTCAGGGACCTCGCATAAGAAAGATGCAATGAAAAACCAATTCTGACCTTGGCATTCCATGGAAAATCTCTTCTTCGCATTCAGTTTTAGAATTGACCTttgtgaggccaaatgactgaatGCCTAATTCATTGTCATCTCTGGCATCCCTAAACATGGGTGGGATCAATTTTGTATGATTGCCCTCTCACCTTGAACCAATAGAGTAATGAAGAAGGGAAGTTTTGTGACTTCTCAGGCTAGGTTCATCCTCTTTCCTATTGGTTGGAACACTCTCATTCTTGGATGCCTGAGTTTTCAAGTAAGAAATTCAGCTGTCTTCTGGCTGCCATGCTGTGAGGAGGCACAACCATAGTGAGAAGCCACCAGTGCTCCAGTTAACAGTGCCCAGCTAAGCACAGCTCCATAGCATCTCAGCCCAAAGCACCAGACATATGAGCGAAGAAACTTCCAAATGAATCTACTTCCCATTAGAGTCACTCAATCATTTGCATTTGAGTCCCAGACATTGGCTACCAGAAACAAAACATTACTGTTGTACCCTGTGTGAATTCTCAACACACTCAATCCAGGAGTATAACAAAATAATTGTTCGGTGCCACTACATTTTGGGGTGACTTACTATGTATCAATAGATTACTGGGAAGTAGGGCAAAGGTCAAATGCAGCAAGAATTGATGCTGTTTGGCAAAGCATTACTGCAACAGAAAACAAGAGCAGAAGTCTTAAGTCAGCTTCTGAAAAGAGTCCCGAGCAACTTTTTAAAAGCAGTGTGCAGCTTCACTCTGTGGAATTATTCCCAGTGAAACAACATCCTCATCAACTGGACAGTCAAGCTTAAGGGTTGAAGAAGAGGTAAAATTTCCACTCCCATCAATTACTTTTAGGGAAGAAGAAAGCTTGATGGTTCACCATTAGCAGagatgattaaaaagaaaaaaaaaaagtcttgttcTTTCTGTAGCCATTTAGCCTCATTCATTGGAAGTAGAGTAGCCAGAGGGAGCACCTTGTAGCTGATGATGCTATGAAGGTTATAATAACCAACATTTAAAGTTTGTTtactaaattttttaaagtaaaattatgatccaaatttaaaatttcttccagacactgtggtgcatgcctataatctcagcagctcaggaggctgaggcaggaggattgcaagttcaaagccagccttagcaacttagcatggCCCTAAGCCTCAaatctgagaccctgtctcaaatttaaaaaataaaaaggggtaagGATGTGGATCAGCggttaagtgccccttggttcaatccctggccccCTCACCCCACACAATTTAAAATTTCTCATAAAATTTCAGGTTTTCTTTTATATTCCCTAAAATTCATATTATGATTATGTTTTTTTGCCTTTGGCCAAATGCTCAGCTATTCAATGTTTTGTCAAAATCTACGTATTTTGTTCTGACATTTGATAaacattcattattattattgttattattattattattattattattgcaaaaTCAAGAGTAGTAAGAGGCCTGCTCAAGGGTGGGAAGCATTCTTCTTAGAGTACCTTTGCAGTGACCTGGAATGGACCATTAAATAAGAGAGTATGGCCTAATTGCTACCAAATGAGATATTCAAGTGATAGCAAATGAGATATGGCAAGTGATAGCAAAATCCAGTGCATGCACAAGGAGCACAAATTGTTGCAAATTTGCTAATCAAGAGtggataaaatgaaaagaaaactacCAAGAGTGGACGAGGAGAGAATTCTcatacctgtgtgtggctgatacACCTAAAGTCATTTTGGAAGACCCTTTGGCTGTATCTAGTTAAGCAAAACATTTGCAAACATTGTAGCCTAGCAATTCCATTCCTAAATATATGTACCCAACATAAATGTGTTCATTAAAACATAGGGAcatgagctggggatatagctcagttggtagagtgcttgccttgcatgcacaaggccctgggttcaatccccagtgcccatcCCAAAAAATATAGGAACAAAGTTACACAGCACCATGTAGAATAGCCAGAATTTAGGAACTAAATTAACTAAATGCTAAttaacagaagaatggataaattgTGGTCTGTTCTCATACTGGAACACTAAACAACGAGAATGAATGATCTACAGCCACAAACAATATATAGAAGAAGCTTTTGACTATAAtgttgaacaacaacaacaacaaaaaaaaaaaaaaacaaataaacagacaTACAAGAGTTCATGTGGGCATGTTGTCACTTACTAGAAATGCAAAAACAGCTCAAGGAATCTGTGCTGTCAGAAGTCAGGAAGCGTCTTGCTGGTGAATGTCTAATGACTTCCAAGGTGGGACTCCCACTGGTAAAATTCTGTGTCTTGTCTGGGCGTTTGGTTACCAGTGTGTTTAGATGGTAGAAATCCAGCATGCCCTGTGCTCCTGTCATGTACACTTCCTGTCAATCTGGGATTCTGCACTGATAGCCTTTGCTGTTTTACTGAGGAGCTGGATGTGAGCTGTGAGGGAAGCTGAGCACCTTGCAGGTTTGGGGATTGAGCCCCTGGAAGAACGATGCTTACTTTTGTATGGGGGGGGGGACTTGGATGAGAAGAGATTGGGGTGAGGATGGGGTCCGGGAGCGCAAACCAAAAACTAGTTTGGGCCATGCTCAGTGTGAGATGCTGAGACCACTCGCAGGTTCAGGAATTTGCTAGAAGGACTCACAGGGCTCTGAGAAGCCATCTACTCACTGCTAGAGCTCTTTATAGGGAAAGgataaattggtcagccaagggaGAGACCAGGCATGGGCTTCCAGCTGTCCTCACCCTGCAGAGTCACATGAACAGTGCTATGTCTCCAGGCAATGATGTGCGACAACACACAGACGCTCACCCAAGCCTTGGCATCCAGAGTTTTTAACTGGGAGTCAGTCTGTAAGCATAGAGCACTGTGCGGTTGACCTTAGATACTGGGTCCCCAGCAtctccagagcagctgggattccaggcatgcacGACCACCAGCCTCCTGTGGCAGTGTTATTTATTTGTTAGCAGTGATGgagaatcaaacccggggccCTGTGGATATTAAATAAGactctacatccccagccctgccagcCCCTCCAGAGTCAAACTGATTCCACACATCACAAGGCCTCCACCATTAATCACATTGTTAGCACAGGGCTTAACAGTCATCTCCTCAGAGCTGGTTGAAGGTCAGTCTCTTCTTTGGAATGTGCAGGGTTTGGACAGCCCAGGCCTGCCGCGTTCTCCTTTCACGGGAGTTACATAGACTGCGGGATTCATTATAGGCCTTTTGCAGCATGCGTCAGGCAGTGGCGGGAGGGGCAGCTGGAAGTCTGCACAAGGCCTTTTCATCTGCTGTAAGGCCTGAAATAGAGACGGATCATCTGGGCCAACACCTGGAAAGGAAAGCTGTGTTGAAAACAGTCAATAAGGACAACCTGAACCTACAGGATTGATTggatccttctctctctctctctctctctctctctctccctctctccctctctccctctctccctctctccctctctccctctccctctctctccctctccctcctccatcATGCATGACCTGCCAGATGCCAGAGATACTGGAGACCTTTGCCCCTTACTGCCCATGCTCTCTTGGACCAAGATTGAAGGAAAAGACATTCTCAGTTTGGTTTTCTCTCATTTATTTTGCCTGCAAGGGAATTATAGACACTAGGTTTTGAAAAACTGGATTTTTCAATGCAGTCACCCTCAAAGCAGCCATCTTTGGGGAGGAAGAGAAGAGGGATGGGGTGGAGAGCTGCTTGAACAATAATTTGtcacttgttttgtcttgaagctGGTCTCAATCTCCTGGGACAAgaaccttcctgcctcagcctcctgagtaggtggGCTAACAGGTGCattccaccatgcctggcttttatgttttattttgtttttttaaacatgaGGTATACTGCCGGaagtggtgatgcacacctgtgatctcagcgactccagaggctgaggcaagaggatcaacaAATTACATAGGCAGAGGGAAACTTGCACTGTAAATAAAAATCAAGTTATAaaaaggaggatctcaagtttgaggccagcctcagcaacttagtaatgccctaagcaatttatcgagaccctgtctcaaaataaaaaatgaaaaggtggggttggggttgtggctcagcagtagagggtTCGCCCagcatgtgcggggcactgggttcaatccttagcaccacatccaaataaataaaataagagtattatgttcaactacaactaaaaaaaaaaaaaaaaaaaaaaaaaaaaaaacaaaacaaaactaattttttaatgaaaaaggctggggatatagctcagtggtaaatggcCCCTGTGTTCActcctcagtaccaaaataataaaaaaaaataataataataacaataggactgggattgtggctcagtggtagagtgcttgcctagcacatgtgaggcactgggttcggttctcagcaccacatataaataaacgcaTAAAATGaagaggtccatcaacaactaaaaaaatttttttaattgttaagaaataataactataataaatgcatataaaacaatattgtgtgtatataactatatatcatattttgtgcatatatatacctttatatcatgcatttaaaaatatttgaaataaatacgtttttaagagaaaaatgtaaatgcttatatataaaaatgaacatataaatCACATAAACATACATTTATAAACGTACActtatatgcattacatatatatggACGTGTATTAGGTGGGGTCAGCTGCCTGCCTGCTCTCCTGTTATGGAGCCACCCTGATTGCCAGTAGATTTAAAAATAGTTTCTAAGCTCTCTTAATAGAAGCCCTTCCTGTGGTTTCCATGACAACATTTGGGACTGCGGTTTCCATGACACAACTTTGCATGATGGTTTCCATAACAACTCatcctgcagccccagccccgccAGCCTGTCTGCCCTGCAGGTTTAGGGCCGCCTGGGCcatcttcttcctctctcttccacTTGGGGTTCCTATCTTGCCTAGCTGTGTATTTTAAAGGACAACTCATGGATTTTCCATAAATACTGAACCCCCAAGAAGGTGTAGGAGTCTCAGGACTTCTGTCTAGATTTCCTCTCCGGGGTAAGATGTAGCAATCTGCCGCAGTGGTTCTGGAACTCCTTCTGGATTGTTCTGTGCCCTATCCTCTGAGGGCCCCTTGCTGCTGCAGAGTGTTCCGGGTGGGCACCTGCTTCCTGGCTCTCCTCCTTGTCCAGGTCTCGCTTTCATCCGCTATAGATTGGATCTAGAATGTTCCCAAGGTCTGTGTGCTCAACATTAGGTCTTTAGCTTGGCACTTTGGGAATTGGGGCCTGGAAGGAGGATTTAGATATTATAGAGTTGAGAAAATtctgaaaagagaaaaattaaatccCTCTGCAATTTcgtttctcctggagaaccttgtTGCAAACCACATCGTCATGCGAATGCAAAATGGACTCTTAGCAAATGTTTAACCCATCGTAGGTCAGTGAGATCCATGGCCAGTCAAAGGGGAAACACATGCGCCTATACAGGCCATTAGGCAGGTTGAAAGGCATTACCTTAATATATAGAAAATTGGCTTTTCCCACAGTGGGAGGGAGAAATCAATCTTCACCAGATCAAATTCATCTACATGTCTGCAGACGAGGATCATTTACATCGCTTTTATCTACATTTTACAGAGGTACAAATACTCAAGACTCAGACACTTCACAAAATCAGCAAAACTGGAAGGATGTGACGGGCCCCTAAATTTGCCACAAAGACATCCATCATCGGTTCGGCTGACTTCAAGACCTTTCATAGTCCCCCCCCACCCCATGGAAACAACAGAATGCAAGATATCCAAGTTCAGTTTGTGTTGTGTATCTTGCTTTATGAAGCTTTATTTCCTATTCTATGTGTGTGTTTCCAGGTCAAAACAAAATGTATTTCTTAGCGCAGATCATAGTCAATCATGTGTGACAGCCGCTGCCATGGTCAATTAGCTGTTCCACTCtggatattttctatttccaGTGAAAAGCTGGTAAGGGTTGGTGGATGTTGCTTGGACTGTGCTGTGACTTCTCAACCTGCTTGAAATTATGatgcttttaaaaatacagaGTGTCGGGTTTGTACATTTTCATCGCACAGAACAAGAATCTAAAATAAATCCTGATGCGTCCGCACCAGAAACTCAGCACCTCTCTGCTgtgctgttctctctctctctctctttctggaaATAATCGACAAAACCTGGGAATTATGTGGACAGGGAGATGTGTTCTGTCTGAGCTGGGGCTCAGGTTACAGCCACAGCTGCAGACAATGAATTCACTCCCCACAATAAAACAGCAGCAGCTGTTCTTGCAGAGAGCTGGGGAAGGACGCTCCCAGCAAGGAGCCCTGGCCAGGAAACCAAGAGGCCCCACATTCTTTTCCTTAATTTGTTTTTCCTTCAAATcagccacagaacaaaacaacccaTCCACTCAGTAGGATAACTGTAATATAACATTCAAAAGTAATCGAATCTACTGTCTACTGTGTGGAAAGATACACAGCTTTGTAatacacatgtatgtttatagaaAAGCACAGAAGTGTTAATCACAAAATGGGGTATTTTTTACCCCTAGAGCAGGAGGGGTGTGGGATGAGCAGAGCACAAGAGGGGCTCTGGGAGGCTACTTCTTGATGGGGGCGGAAATAACATGGAGTTTGCAATAGAATGATTTCTTCACCTGTACATGTGTGTTTGGGGCACGCATTTCTGAATGatgctatgaatttttaaaaatttaccattttagccattttattttttaaaatatttttagttatagacgaacaatgaacataatttttttttttacttacttttttatgagatgctgaggatcgaacccagtgcctcacatatacctggcaagtgctctaccactgagccacaattccagcccacataccatgaatttttaaaaaatgtgtgtttAAAAATAGCCACAGGTTCAGGGTTACCATAGTTAAATAAGTGTTAAAATCATTTTCTAGAATGTTCCACAGATGAACCCCAGCAGTACAAGCATGCATTCTACAAAGGTTTATTAACTAGACACACAAAA carries:
- the Pnma8a gene encoding paraneoplastic antigen-like protein 8A, whose protein sequence is MSEAMAMNLLEDWCRGMEVDIHRSLLVTGIPEDCGQAEIEETLNGVLSPLGSYRVLNKIFLREENVKAALIEVSEGVNLSAIPREFPGRGGAWRVACRDPTQDAEFLKNLNEFLDAEGRTWEDVVRLLQLNHPSPSQNQPSENWAETLGVLLGAVVQVIFYMDAEIRSREEARAQEAAEAEEAAAWVSAAGKKVKKEPGLAAELGSTLKMENPRHWNAMENQGDPPKPLVRRAGAKARSRRKKQKKNLKQEPVPWKKPKGNRPSSSAYLENRNAGDGESMEISESIKSNKKPCVKQEESALKKPLAKSAWKVPRDPPQEASREVESPASTAQLAQDGGQQRPPKKKAMGWASGKSPAPMRKKKKVSLGPVSYVLVDSEEAKKKPMIAKKASGLRRDVSAQKGPRGLQHSRSQASTSRGLKAKPGGSPRASNDSRKL